In Trueperaceae bacterium, the genomic stretch CCTATGTGCCGGTAAGTGCCCCCAAGGAAGCCGGTCTTCGTCCGGCCCTTACCGAAAAAGAGGTCCAGAGCGTACTGGAACGCCTTGCGAACGGCCGCATCAACCTTCCCAAGCAGTGGGCAGCCAGGCACCGCCGGGTGACTGACATCCTCACCAGCGGCGATCCGTATCAGATCGCGACGCTCGCGAGCGAGCTGCGGCGCTGGGACCTGGAGCGGGGGCTACCCGACCTCGACCGTCAGGCCTACCGGCGCGCGCTGCGTCTGCTGGCCGGCGAGATAAGTGCCGTCCTGGGGATCACCAGCGACGAAGCCCGGCAGATGATGGACGCCGGGGAGGACGAAGGGCTCAACTAGAGCGCTTCGCCACGAAACGAGATCGAAGGCCGGACACCGTGTCCGGCCTTTTTGATGGCCGCCGGCAAACGAGCGCCAGCAGTGAAGCGGAGCGGCGGGAGCCGCTCAACGGTTCGCCTGAACCGATATGCCGAGAACCCGCAGGTAGCGCAGCGCGATGGCGTAGGCCGCGTAGTCATCGATCGAGCGGGACGGCCACCAGAGGCCGCGCGGCAGCAGGCGCAGGGGCAGCGGCGGGCGGTGGTCGAGGAAGTAGAGCTCGCGACCCTCGAGGGTGGTTCCCCGTTCATCGACACGCTCGACCTGCAGATTACGGCGTGCCAGGATCGACTGGACGGCGTAGCTGCCGGTACCGTCCCCAACGACTATCTTGGCGCCCACCGGGAATTCCAGGGCGTGGATCTCGGCAAGCGGGAGCACCCGGTTCTCGATCAGCCGACCGTTCCCGTCGACGAGGGCGTAGCCGATGTTCTTGCCGGGGTCGATAGCGGCGACGAGCACGCTACATCATCGCACGGCACCAGCTCGATCGGTCAGTCGAACGGCGAGAAGAACAGCTGGACGCAGGTGAACAGAGGCATGCCCGGTTCGCCGGACGACTCGAGTTGACAGCCGGCACCGAAGAGTTCGGCTTCGCTGGCGAGGATGTTCCGTCGGTGTCCGGGGGAGAGCATCCAGCTGTCCACGATCGCTTCCGCGATCTCGAGGTAGGAGCGTTTGCCCAACGGCTCACCGCCTGGCTCGTCGCTGAATGCGGTCCGGCCATCCTCCTGCCGCAGGTAGACCTGCTCCCCGGACTCGTACCGCAGCACGAGCACCTCTCCGATGTTCTCTGCCAGGAACCGTATCTCCAGTCCCTGGCGGCGCACCCGGTCGGCGGGCGTTCGGATAGCCGCGGAGTACGGATTGAGGTGGCCGAAGAAGTCCCTTTCGACCATGGCTTCGGCGTGTAGACAGGCGGCTTCGTCGAGCTCCGGTAGGTGCTCCAGCGGTTCCAGGCCGTTCTGGGAGCGGCGCTCGTTCGTTTCGAAGAAGATCGCTGCAGCGAGCAGCGGGTAATCGACGGCCGCCGGATCAACGGGTAGCCGTGGCTCGGAGCCGGTCATGAACTGGGATCGGTTCTCTGCTCGCAGCGCCCGCGCGGACCCACAGGCCAACGCCAGCGTCACGGCCTGGCAGAAGAGGATCAGCATGGCCACGCGCATATGGGAGACGGTAGCCGCCGGGGCTGGTCACGACCACAGGGTCACTCACCGTGCAGTCGGGACGGATCGTTACGGCAAACCGTCGACCTGGTCCAGAAGGGGCTCCGACAGGGTCTGACGCCCACAGAGAAGATGGGCGGGCCCTTTCGGACCCGCCCACTTCAGTCTGGCTGGCAGTAGTTACTGCCGTTCGGTAGGGGCCGGTGCCGTTCGGCTCCGGCGCCCTGCGTGTCAAACGCCCGGTCGCTCTTCCTCCCTGGCCGGAGCGCGCTTGCTTGCGGGCACGGTGGCCGCCGCGGGTGCTTCGGCCAGGCGCTCGAGCGTGCGTTCGTCGGCCACACGGGTGGAGCGGATGGCTTCGAGCCCGGTACCGGCCGGGATCAGGCGACCGAGGATCACGTTCTCCTTGAGGCCCACCAGTTCGTCCGCCTTGCCGCTCACGGCGGCCTCGGTGAGGACGTGGGTGGTGTGCTGGAAGGAGGCGGCCGAGAGCCACGACTTGGTCGAGAGGCTTGCCTTCGTGATCCCCAGCAGCACCGGCTTCCAGGCGGCTGGCTGCTTGCCCTCGTCGAGCAGCCTGTTGTTGGCCTCCTCGACGTCGAACCGTTCGACCGTCTGGCCCTCCAGGAAGGCGCTGTCGCCCGGCTCGAGGATCTCCACGTACTTGAGCATCTGCTTGACGATCACCTCGAGGTGCTTGTCGTGGACGCTCACGCCCTGGCCGCGGTAGACGCGCTGGATCTCGTCGACCAGGTAGTGCTGTACTGCGTCGGGACCCTGCGCTTCGAGCAGGTCGTGAGGGTTGATGGCGCCG encodes the following:
- a CDS encoding CarD family transcriptional regulator, which codes for MKEAQKEFQNGDQVVLPPYGVGVVSGTTTKTVAGSDHQYYQVDFPNGTSRAYVPVSAPKEAGLRPALTEKEVQSVLERLANGRINLPKQWAARHRRVTDILTSGDPYQIATLASELRRWDLERGLPDLDRQAYRRALRLLAGEISAVLGITSDEARQMMDAGEDEGLN
- a CDS encoding CAP domain-containing protein: MRVAMLILFCQAVTLALACGSARALRAENRSQFMTGSEPRLPVDPAAVDYPLLAAAIFFETNERRSQNGLEPLEHLPELDEAACLHAEAMVERDFFGHLNPYSAAIRTPADRVRRQGLEIRFLAENIGEVLVLRYESGEQVYLRQEDGRTAFSDEPGGEPLGKRSYLEIAEAIVDSWMLSPGHRRNILASEAELFGAGCQLESSGEPGMPLFTCVQLFFSPFD